TCGGCGGCACCGTGATGATGTGCGCGCCGGCTTGGATCGCCTCGTTGACGTCCACGAGGTGCCGGATGCTACCGACGATGATCTCGCTATCCAGCCCGCGCCGGTCGAGCGACTCGCGGGTCGAGCGGACCACCGAGCCGGCGTCGTAACCGATGTCTCGGATGCGCCCCCAGAACAGGCTGACGTACTTCGCGCCGGCGCTGGCGGCCATCACTGCCTGGTTGTACGACATGCAGCACGTGCAGTTCACCGGCACGTTGCGCCGGGCCAGTTGCGCGATCACCTTCAGTTCGTTCCACCCGATCGGGATCTTGATGTTCAGGTACGGGTAGTCACCGAACTCGTTGACGAACTGTTCCGCTTGGTCGGCCATCTTCGCCGGGTCGGTGGTGTTCACCTCGACGCTCAGCGGGATCTTCGCGTCGTGCTTGATGAGCGCGTCGATCATCGAGCGGATGTGCTCGCCGAAGTCCACGCAGTTGGACCGCGCGATGAGCATCGGGTTGGTGGTCACGCCCGACGCGAACCCGCGCTCAAGGCACGTTTCCAGTTCCTTCACGTCGGCGGTGTCGACGAACAGTTTCATGCCAGCTCCCGTTTGTGAATATATTTCAAGCGGCCGAGCGCCCCGCGACCTCGCCCGCACTCGTTGCCAGAACCCAGTCCACGGCGCCCGTGATATCGGGCGCCACGTGATCCGGAGCGCACCGCTCCGGTTGGCCGAACGGTGTATCGATCAGCACGCCGCGACAGCCCGCGGCGTGCGCCGCCGCGATGTCGCTCCAGCGGTCCCCGATCAGGAATGCGCCGGACAGGTCCAGGTTCCACTTCGCCGCCGCCGCGGTGAGCATCCCGGGCTTCGGCTTACGGCACGAGCACTTGTCCGCGGTGTCGTGGATGCACGCGAACACGTCGAGCAGCGGGAGCGCGCGGTACAGTTCCGCGTTGATCCGCTCGACCGCGGCGCGCGTCTGCGTTCCGCGGGCGACGTCCGGCTGGTTCGTCACGACGACGAGTACGAACCCGGCCCCGCGCAATCGGGCGAGCGCGCGCGCGACGCCGGGGAGCAGTTCGAGTTCGTCCACGCTCGCCGGCGGGCGCGTGGTACCGCCCTCGGGGAACGCTTTGTTCAGCACCCCGTCGCGGTCCAGGAACACGACCCGCTGCCCCATTGCAAAGCCCCACCGTACCGCGAATCTGTTACTTTTGCCCTGTCGGTGACTACGCGGCCTTCTTCGCGTCCGCCGCGGCCGTCGATTCCCACTTGGTCGCGGCGGCCTTGAGTGCCGGGTGCGTGACGAACAGGTGCCACACCACCGCCTGGAACGCTTCCGCGTGCGGGGTGACGTGGGCCGCGTTCACCGTGGGCACGATCACGCAGGCGTCCGCGACCTTCGCGGTGTACCCGCCGTCGCGCCCGACGATCCCGCACACGGTCGCGCCGACGGTCTTCGCGTGCTGAACGGCGCGCACGAGGTTCGGGCTGACATTGCGCTCGAGGTCGCCGCCGCCGACGGAAAATACAAGGATGCCGTCCTTCGCGTTCAGCCGGCTGCCGCGGAGCCACTCGACGAACACCGTCTCCCAGCCCTCGTCGTTGGTGCGGGCCGTGAGTTCGGACACGTTGTCGGTCGGCGAGTACGTCTCGATGCCCGCGATCTTGCGGAAGTCGTTGACGGCGTGCGAGGCGTTCGCGGCGCTGCCCCCGACGCCGAGGACGAACAGGCGCCCGCCGCGCCCGCGCACGCTCGCGAGCGCGTCCACGACCTTGTCGATGGCGCCGGTGTCGAGCCGGGCGATGATCTCGCTCGCCTCGGTGAGGAACTGCTTCGTGAAGGACATTGGAGCGACTCCGTTCGCTGTAAGGGTTCGACCCACTCCCCGGCCCGTGCTCTCACGCCGCGCGGCTCAGAACGAACTGCTCGGCCTCGCGCAGGCCCGACGGCGACCCGATCTCGTAGAACCGTTTCGTCACCTCGAAGCCGACCATTTCACCACTCGCGACCAGCGCACTGTACAGTTCCGCGAGGTCCGACGGTTGGCCCGCCGGGATGCGCTCGATCGCGGTCCGGCGCAACAGCGACAGCCCGTAGTCGATGTGCGTCATGTCCGGGGTCGCGTCCTGCTTGCTGTACCGCAAGAGGCGCCCGCGCTGGAAGAGCACGTTGCTCTTGTCGAAGCTGTTCTCGTTGTGGAACACGGTCATCAGCCCGAGCGCGGTGTGCGACAGGGAATCGAAGACGCGCGCGTAATCCACGTCGAGGAGCGAGTCGCCGTACAGCACGAAACAGCCGTCGCCGATGAGCGGCAGCGCCCGGCGCACCGCGCCGCCGGTGCCGCGCGGGGTCGGGCCGTCTTCCGAGTACCGGACGCGGAGGCCGAACCGCGCGCCGTCGCCCACGTAGTCCCGGATCTGGTCCGCGAAGTGGCCGACACACATCACGACTTCGCGGATGCCCTGTTCGTACAGGTCCTCGAACTGGTGGTCCACGAACGGGCGCCCGGCGACCGGCACCAGCGCCTTGGGGATCGCCTTCGCGACGTCGCCCAGGCGCGTGGCCTTGCCGCCGGCGAGGATCAGAACGGGTGTCGAAGCGAGGTCCGTCACGGGCGCTACCTTACTTTGTGATTTTCGTGCGTGCGGGGGAGCCGGGGCCGCTGTACCGAGTTACGCCGCCCGCCGCACCGCGGGGCGCAGCGCCGGCGAGGGCGTCGCGCCGCTCACGATCCGCGTACCCTCGAAGTCGAACCGGAACGGTACTTGTTGTAGTCCAGCTTCGGTCATCGTGTCGGTGAGTTGTTCGGCGTCCTCGGTGTAGAACATGAGGAACCCGCCGCCGCCGGCGCCGATCAGCTTGCCGCCCAGGCCGCCGTGCTTGAGCCCGAGGTCGTACCACTCATCGATGCGGGAGTTCGACATGTTCCCGCTGCGCTTCTTCTTCGAGCGCCAGTGGACGTTCATCAGCTCCGCGAAGGCGCGCAGGTCGCCGCCCTCGAGCGCTTCCTTGCTCTTCAGCCCCAAGTCCTTGATGAAGTGCAGGTTGTCGATCATCGACTGGTCGGCGGCCTTCGTCTTCGTGTCCTGCTCGCGCAACACCTCGGACGCGGACCGCGTGTACCCGGTGAAGTACAGCACGAGGTTCCGTTCGAGCCGGCGGAGCGTGTCCGACGATGCGCGGAGCGGCCAGTATTCGACGTGCCCGTCCGGGTGGAACCGGAAGCACGTTACCCCGCCGACCGCGGCGATGAACTGGTCCTGCTTGCCGACCGGTTCGCGGAGCCGGTCGATCTCGATGTGGCACGCTTGTTCGGCGAGTTCGGCGGCGCTCGGGTTCCCGTTGCGGAGCGCGTGCAGCCCGCGCAGGAGCGCGGTGCAGAAGCTCCCGGACGACCCCAATCCCGTGCCGGCCGGGATGTCGGCCATCGCCGCGATTTCCAGCCCGTCTGCCGGTATGCCCACGAGCCGCATCGCCTCGCGCACTAGCGGGTGCTGGATGGCCCCGACGTCCGTAACGCGCTCGGTCTGCGAGTACTTGAGGATCATCTCCGGCAGGATGGTCCGGTTGATGACGATGTGGACGTGCCGGTCGATGGCCGCGGCGACGAGGAACCCGGTGTGGTCGCGGTAATACGACGGCAGGTCGGTCCCACCACCACCGAGCGAGATGCGGAGCGGGCTTCGCGTGATAATCATCGGTCACTCCGCTTCCGTGCGGTGTGGTACTTCGGGATAACCGCGCATCGCGCGGTATTGTAATGGTCGGTTACGAGGCCCACTCTGCTCCAGAGTTTGCCGAAAAATCCGTTCGCTCCGTCGATCGCCTCTCCGAATTCTCTCGCGGGCGGTACCCGACTCTAGCCGTCACGCCGCGCGTTTCGCCCTGTCGGACTGCTGGTACACGGCCGCGACCACGTCGAGGGCCGCGATCGCGTCTGTTAGCGTCGCGCCCGTTCCCGTTGTGCCCGCGATCGCGTTCTCGAAGTCCCGGAACTCGGCGTTCCACGACGTATCTTCGCCCGGGTACTCCCAGATGGTCGTTTCCGGCGGACCCATTTGCGGCAGCATGCGGTAGTACGCGAGCCGCTCGACGCCGTAGCTCCCGCCGAGACCGTCGATCTGGAGCTTCCCGGTGCGGCCGTAAATTTCGAGGCAGAACAGGTTCTTCCACTCGGAGCAGCTCGCGTGCAGCCACCCCACCTGGCCGCCGGCGTGGTGCAGGCAGACGAACCCGTTGTCCTCGGCCGGCATGTCCCAGAAGAACGTCCCCGCGAACCCGCTCACGCTCGCCACGTCGCCGAGGAACCAGCGCGTGAGGTCGATCAGGTGAACGCCCTGGTCGAGCAACTCGCCGCCGCCCGCGAGGGTCGGGTCCGCGCGCCATTCGCGGTCGTAGCCCACGCGCCCGCCGTGCCCGTAGCGCCCGCGGACGAACATCATCGGCCCGCACGCGCCCGCGTCGACGAGTTCCCGCGCCTTGCGGAGGGCCGGGTGGAACCGGTGGTTGAACCCGACGCGGACTGTCACCCCCGCGCCCTTTGCCGCGGCCGCGACGGGGCGAAGCTCATCGGCCGAACGCGCGGCCGGCTTCTCCACGAGAACGTGCTTGCCCGCGCGAACGGCCCCGAGCGTGATCGCCGCGAGCGCGTCGTTGATCGTTGCGACGACGACCGCGTCGATGTCGGCCCGGGCGACCAACTCGCG
This region of Gemmata massiliana genomic DNA includes:
- a CDS encoding transaldolase family protein, with product MKLFVDTADVKELETCLERGFASGVTTNPMLIARSNCVDFGEHIRSMIDALIKHDAKIPLSVEVNTTDPAKMADQAEQFVNEFGDYPYLNIKIPIGWNELKVIAQLARRNVPVNCTCCMSYNQAVMAASAGAKYVSLFWGRIRDIGYDAGSVVRSTRESLDRRGLDSEIIVGSIRHLVDVNEAIQAGAHIITVPPKFFPQMCGHPKTDEAVGQFMTEFRAWEQAVQANQLKRAA
- a CDS encoding D-glycero-alpha-D-manno-heptose-1,7-bisphosphate 7-phosphatase, encoding MGQRVVFLDRDGVLNKAFPEGGTTRPPASVDELELLPGVARALARLRGAGFVLVVVTNQPDVARGTQTRAAVERINAELYRALPLLDVFACIHDTADKCSCRKPKPGMLTAAAAKWNLDLSGAFLIGDRWSDIAAAHAAGCRGVLIDTPFGQPERCAPDHVAPDITGAVDWVLATSAGEVAGRSAA
- a CDS encoding SIS domain-containing protein, with translation MSFTKQFLTEASEIIARLDTGAIDKVVDALASVRGRGGRLFVLGVGGSAANASHAVNDFRKIAGIETYSPTDNVSELTARTNDEGWETVFVEWLRGSRLNAKDGILVFSVGGGDLERNVSPNLVRAVQHAKTVGATVCGIVGRDGGYTAKVADACVIVPTVNAAHVTPHAEAFQAVVWHLFVTHPALKAAATKWESTAAADAKKAA
- a CDS encoding nucleotidyltransferase family protein produces the protein MTDLASTPVLILAGGKATRLGDVAKAIPKALVPVAGRPFVDHQFEDLYEQGIREVVMCVGHFADQIRDYVGDGARFGLRVRYSEDGPTPRGTGGAVRRALPLIGDGCFVLYGDSLLDVDYARVFDSLSHTALGLMTVFHNENSFDKSNVLFQRGRLLRYSKQDATPDMTHIDYGLSLLRRTAIERIPAGQPSDLAELYSALVASGEMVGFEVTKRFYEIGSPSGLREAEQFVLSRAA
- a CDS encoding GHMP family kinase ATP-binding protein, with amino-acid sequence MIITRSPLRISLGGGGTDLPSYYRDHTGFLVAAAIDRHVHIVINRTILPEMILKYSQTERVTDVGAIQHPLVREAMRLVGIPADGLEIAAMADIPAGTGLGSSGSFCTALLRGLHALRNGNPSAAELAEQACHIEIDRLREPVGKQDQFIAAVGGVTCFRFHPDGHVEYWPLRASSDTLRRLERNLVLYFTGYTRSASEVLREQDTKTKAADQSMIDNLHFIKDLGLKSKEALEGGDLRAFAELMNVHWRSKKKRSGNMSNSRIDEWYDLGLKHGGLGGKLIGAGGGGFLMFYTEDAEQLTDTMTEAGLQQVPFRFDFEGTRIVSGATPSPALRPAVRRAA
- a CDS encoding Gfo/Idh/MocA family protein, which codes for MRVAIVGCGLIGGKRAKSIAALGHTVAGTADAVPERAAQLAKAYPGCAASAGWRELVARADIDAVVVATINDALAAITLGAVRAGKHVLVEKPAARSADELRPVAAAAKGAGVTVRVGFNHRFHPALRKARELVDAGACGPMMFVRGRYGHGGRVGYDREWRADPTLAGGGELLDQGVHLIDLTRWFLGDVASVSGFAGTFFWDMPAEDNGFVCLHHAGGQVGWLHASCSEWKNLFCLEIYGRTGKLQIDGLGGSYGVERLAYYRMLPQMGPPETTIWEYPGEDTSWNAEFRDFENAIAGTTGTGATLTDAIAALDVVAAVYQQSDRAKRAA